The genomic interval AGCGGACTCGGCTGCACGGCGGGCCGTTCCTTCAGTGCGCCGATGCCGAGTTGGAGGCGCGGTTCACCGGCGCCGAAAGAGATGTGCAGTTGCGCCGCCATGCCCGGTTCGGCCGCCGCCGCGCCCGGAGCCGCCGTAAAACCGATAAGGGCCAGCGCCGCCGCGCCGAGCACCAGCGCCATCCTTCGTGTCGTCATGAAATGTTCTTCCTTTTCACGATTTCTGCTGTCCGCCGCCGCGGGGGCGGCCCGACAGCCATTCGTTCACTTCGTCGCGCCGCCATCGGACGGCCTTCGCGGTCAAGCGCAGCGGAGGAGGGAAGTTTCCTTCCTTGATCAGCCGGTACAACGTGGACTTGCTCAGTCCCGTCATCT from Gammaproteobacteria bacterium carries:
- a CDS encoding AlpA family phage regulatory protein, which translates into the protein MKIQGDERMLRRRSVEQMTGLSKSTLYRLIKEGNFPPPLRLTAKAVRWRRDEVNEWLSGRPRGGGQQKS